TTTGCGTGCCGTCGTCGGCAAGTGCCATCGCTTGGCGCAGGTCTTCGATCGCATCCAGGGCTTTCTGGTCTTCCTGGTCGGGCAGGTCACTGGCGAACTGGGCCAGGGTGTCGCTGGCCTGAAGCGCACTGTTTTGCAGGGGGCTGCGCGCGCGCTCACGACGTTCGATCAAAGTCGGCAACTCGGCAAGAGCCGCTTTGAAACCCGTCACCAAACGGGTGGCTTGCTCCAGGCGTTGCTGGTCGGCCGGGTCTCCCATGCGGCTTGAGAGGACGGCCAGATGCTGTTCGATCTTTTCAATCTCTACGCCGATTTTTCCCAGGCTGCTGGTGTCCGTCAGGGTGCGATACACAATGCAGTCGGCACGCATGGTTTCGGCCGCAACCGCCAGCTGCCCCAGCGTCGAGAGCTTGGCTGATCGAGCAAGCACAGCATTGAGGGCCTGCCAGCCGGTCATGGCGATGATCAGGCTCAGCATCAGCACTTGGCCAAAGCCCAGGGCGAGTTTGAGACGAATGCTGGCGTTGGCCAGTAAGCGGGTCAGTCGAGCAAACATGCTGCACCTCCTAATCTGAAAAAGCGCTTCGAGCAGAAACGCTAAATCGATTCGGGGTGATCGCGGGCTGATAACTGCGTAGGAACTTTCGCAATGTGCGGCGGCCTTGATCGGCCGCCGCGCAGCGTCGGTCAGATGCGGAAGCGACCGACCAGGGTTTGCAGGTAGACACCCAGGCGCGCCAGTTCGGCGCTGGATGCGGCGGTCTCTTCGCTGGCCGACGAGGTTTGTTCCGACACATCGCGCACGTTCAGCACGCTCCGGTTGATCTCTTCCGCCACGGCGCTTTGCTGTTCGGCGGCGGTGGCGATCTGCGAGTTCATCGCCTGGATGGTCGAGACGGTACGGGTGATGTTTTCCAGGGCGCTGCCGGCGCGGCGGGTCAACTCGACGCTACTGTCGGTGAGGCTGCGGCTGTTGTCCATGATGGTCGCCACCTGCTGGGTGCCGCTCTGCAGGCCGACAATCAGCTCTTCGATCTCTTCGGTGGACTTCTGGGTACGCTGGGCCAGGCTGCGTACTTCGTCGGCCACTACGGCGAAACCGCGCCCGGCTTCACCGGCTCGCGCGGCTTCGATGGCCGCGTTGAGGGCCAGCAGGTTGGTTTGCTGGGCCACGGATTTGATCACGTCGAGTACGCTGCCGATCTTGTCGCTTTCCTGCTTCAGGTCGGCCATGGCAACCGTGGAATTACCGACTTCAGTGGCCAGGCGCTCGATCTGGGCGATGGCTTCGCCGACCACTTTGTCGCCCTCGCGAGCCTGCTGGTCCGCCGCGACGGCGGCTTCCGAGGCCTCTTCGGCGTTGCGTGCCACTTCCTGTACGGTCGCAGCCATTTCGTTCATGGCGGTGGCGACCTGATCGGTCTCGATCTTCTGGCTGTTGACCCCGGCGCTGGTCTGTTCGGTCACGGACGACAGCTGCTCGGCGGCGCTGGCGATCTGGGTGACGCCATCGCTGATACCACCGATCAGTTCCCGCAGGCCCAGGGTCATGCTTTGCATGGCCCGTTGCAGTTGGCCCAGTTCGTCCTGGCGCAGCGAGTTCAGGTTGTGGCTCAGGTCGCCCGAGGCGACGCGTTCGGCCACTTGCAGGGTCTGGTTCAGCGGAATGATGATCTGGCGGGTGATGGCCCATGCGGCAACCAGGCCGAAGATCAGCGCCAGGGTGGTGGCCAGCGCCAGCAGTTGTTTGGCTTGTGCGGCGTCGTTGTCGCGGACCACGGTCTGCGAAACGGTAAGTTTGTTGCTGCGATCCAGCAGGACATCGCCCTGGGCGCTCATGATTTTCAGTGCGGCGGCGCTCGCCACCTGAGAGTCGCGGTACTGGCTGACCGCTGCGCGGTAGGCTTGCAGCGAAACGCCGGCCTGTTGCAGGTTGGTCGAAAATTGTTCAGGCAGTTGGCCGGTCAGCTCAGTGGCTTTCTTCAAGGCGTTGTCGATGGCGTCCAGCGCGGGCTGTTCCGCCTCGACCTTGCCGCTGTAGGTGTAGCCGCGCACTTGGAAACGCGCCTGTTGGATGAGTTTGCTCAGGCCGACGATGCTGTTGAACTGGCTGACACTGTCGCCCTGCAACAGGGTTTTTTCCACTTCGCCGACCTTGATTACCGCGTTGTCGGCAGTGTCGCCCAGTTTGCTGCGGGCGTTTTCGCGGTTGGCCCCGGCCTGGACCATGGCGTCGAAGGCGCGTTTGTATTGGTCGACGGCAGCGAGTTGGTCGTCGATCAAGACGATGTCGGCGGGTTGCTCGATCAATGTGCGCGCGGTTTTCAAGCCGCTTTCCAGTTGGCCAAGGAAGCCATTGACCGCTGTCGGGCCCTGCTCGCCGCGACGCATTTCGAAGTCCAGGCGCGCGATGCGCAGGTCCTTGGTCAGGTCGTTGAGGCTGGCGATATAACCCAGCTTGTCGCCACGGCTGATCACCCCGGAGAGCCCGGTCCAGCCGGTGAACGTCGTGATCAGCGTCAACAGCAATACCAGGCCAAAGCCCACGCCCAGCTTGGTCTTGACGCTGACATTACCCAGCTTTTCGGCTAACGCACGGTACATGTTGCAAACTCCCCTGGAGCACGGCTTGGACTTATTGCAGGGGTTATCGGCATGAGCGCAGGAATCTATAGCCACATCGGATCTGTGCTGTGGTTAGAACAGTCGGGCGAGCAACGCGGTCACGGCGGTTTCAACCCGCAGGATGCGTGCGCCGAGCTGCACCGGTTGCAGGCCGGCCTTGGTCAGCAGGTCGACTTCGTAGGGGATCCAGCCGCCTTCGGGGCCGATGGCCAATGTGACCGGTTCATCCAGGCCACGCGGGCAGGGTGGGTAGTCGCCGGGGTGGCCGACCAGGCCCCGGGTGCCTTGCGTCATCGCCGGCAGGCGGTCTTCGACGAATGGCTTGAAGCGCTTCTCGATGATGATCTCGGGCAGCACCGTGTCCCGCGCCTGTTCCAGGCCGAGGATCAGTTGTTCGCGAACCGCCTCGGGTTCCAGAAACGGAGTTTGCCAGAAGCTTTTTTCCACCCGGTAGCTGTTGACCAGCACCACCTTCGGCACGCCCATCGCCGCCACGGTTTGCAGCACACGACGCAGCATTTTCGGGCGCGGCAGGGCCAGCAACAGGGTCAGCGGCAGTTTGGCCGGGGGCGGCTGGTCGAAGCTCACCTGCAGCTCGGCTTCGCTGGCTTCCAGGCGCAGCAAGTGTGCATTGCCCATCAAGCCACCCATGCGCCCAACCCGCAGGTTGTCGCCTACGGCGGCGCGGTGGACTTCCTGCATATGCACCAGGCGCCGATCACGCAGCACCACGCGGTCGGCCGCTATAAAGTCGGCCTCTTCCAGTAGCAGCAGGTTCACGGCTGGGTCGCTGGCGGCTGGTCGTCGTCGGCGGGTCTGTCATCCGGGTGTTCGCCGCGCTTGCTGATCAGGCCGCTGAACAGAATGCCGATCTCGAACAGCATCCACATCGGCACGGCCAGCAGGGTCTGGGAGAAAATGTCCGGCGGGGTCAGGATCATGCCGACTACGAAGCAGCCGATGATCACATACGGGCGGATCTTCTTCAGGTACTGCACGTTGACCACGCCGATCCACACCAGCAGCACCACGGCCACCGGGATCTCGAAGGCCACGCCAAAGGCGAAGAACAGCGTCATCACAAAGTCGAGGTAGCTGGTGATGTCGGTCATCATCTCCACGCCGGCCGGGGTGGCGGCGGCGAAGAACTTGAAGATCAACGGGAACACCAGGAAGTAGGCGAACGCCATGCCGGTGTAGAACAGCAGGATGCTCGACACCAGCAACGGGACCGCAATGCGTTTCTCGTGCTTGTACAGGCCCGGCGCGATAAAGCCCCAGATCTGATGCAGGATCACCGGGATCGCCAGGAACAGCGAGACCATCATCGTCAGCTTCAACGGTGTGAGGAACGGTGATGAGACGTCGGTGGCGATCATCGTCGCGCCGGCCGGCAGATACTGGCGCAGTGGCGTGGAGACGAAGGTGTAGATCTGCTGGGTAAAGGCGAACAGCCCGGCAAAGATGATGAAGATGGCCGCTACGCAACGCAGCAGGCGGGTACGCAGCTCGGTGAGGTGCGAGACCAGCGGCATGTGCTGGTCGTTTTCCGGTTTATCAGCGCTCATGGGGCTCGCGGCGGCAATGTTGGGTCATGGGGGGCGGGCGACGCAACGGGCGTCGGCGCAGGCTCGTTGGGGTGGGGCGCGGCTGGCGTGGCGTCGACGACGTGCGGGGCGGCCTGCTCAGGCACAGGCTCCACCGGCTTGGCCGGCTCCTGCACCGGCGAGAGAATCTTGCGTGCCTCCTGCTCCAACGACAGGATATGTTCGTTATGCAGTTGCCGGCGGATCTCGTCGGCGCCGATTTCCCGTTCAACTTCCTGTTTGATCGCGTTGAAACTGCGTTTCAGGCGCCCGATCCACAGGCCGGCGGTGCGCGCGGCACCGGGCAGGCGTTCCGGCCCCAGTACCAGCAGGGCCACGAGGCCGACGAGCAGCAGTTCAGAGAAGCTGATACCAAACATTAGTCAGTGCTCACGAGTCTTTGCGGGTCGGCTCTTCGACTTTCTCAGCCTGCACGTCGAAGGTACGACGCTCGGTGATCGGCTGGCTGGCCTGCGGGTGTGCAGGCTGGGCCGGCGGTACGGGATTGGCCGCAGGGTCGGCGGGTTTTTCGTCGTCGTTCATGGCTTTACGAAAGCCCTTGATCGACTCGCCGACATCGGTGCCCAGGTTTTTGAGTTTCTTGGTGCCGAACACCAGTACCACCACTACCAGAATGACGATCCAGTGTTTCCAGTCAAAAATGCCCATGCTGCAAATCCTCGATAAAAATTATTCAGGCGGACGGACGCGAGGCCTTCTCAGCGTGCCCGGACAAGCCGAAGCGACGGTCCAGTTCATCCAGTACGGCCTGCGGATGCTGCCCCAGTTGGGCGAGCATGACCAGGCTGTGAAACCACAGGTCGGCGGTTTCGTAGATCACATCACTGCAGTCGCCGCTGATTTGCGCGTCCTTGGCGGCAATGATGGTCTCGACGGATTCTTCGCCGAGCTTTTCCAGGATCTTGTTCAGGCCCTTGTGGTACAGGCTGGCGACGTAGGAGCTGTCGGCGTCCGCGCCTTTGCGGTCTTCCAGTACCTGGGCCACGCGGTTCAGGGTATCGCTCATGGTCAGTGTCCTGCGGAATAAATGGCGTGCGGGTCTTTGAGCACCGGTTCTACAACCTTCCACTCGCCGTTCTCGAACACGCGATAGAAGCAGCTGTGACGGCCGGTGTGGCAAGCGATGCCGCCGATCTGCTCGACCTTGAGGATTACCACGTCGGCGTCGCAGTCCAGGCGTATCTCATGCAGGGTCTGCACATGTCCGGACTCTTCGCCCTTGCGCCACAGTTTGCCACGCGAACGTGACCAGTAAATGGCGCGCTGCTCAGTGGCGGTGAGGCTCAGGGCCTCGCGGTTCATCCAGGCCATCATCAGCACGCGCCCGGTCTTGTAGTCCTGGGCGATGGCCGGCACCAGGCCGTCACTGTCCCATTTGATCTCGTCCAGCCAGTCTTTCATGTTCGGCTCCGGCAATTTGCAACAGTGTATAACCGGATCGGCTATCGACGCACGATCAGATAAACGCCCACGGCGACCATGATGCCGGCCGGCCAATGGCCCAACTGATTCAACGGGCCGCCAATCGCCAGCATGACCCCGCCCACCAGGTGCGCGGCGCCGAGCAGGCGCAGGAACCAGTCGTCCTTGCGCTTGCGCCACGGCGGCTCCGGGTCCTTGGCGTGGGGTTGGGACATGCGCTCCAACAGGTCGCGGGTCATGTTGGCCAGGTGGGGCAGTTGTTCCATCTGGCTGTGCAGGTTGCCCAGCACAGTCTTGGGGCTCATGCGCTCGCGCATCCAGCGTTCCAGGAACGGCTGGGCGGTGTTCCACAGGTCTAGATCCGGGTACAACTGGCGGCCCAGGCCCTCGATGTTGAGCAAGGTTTTTTGCAGCAAGACCAACTGCGGTTGCACTTCCATGTTGAAGCGCCGCGCGGTCTGGAACAGGCGCATCAACACCTGACCGAACGAAATATCTTTTAACGGTTTTTCGAAGATCGGTTCGCACACCGTACGGATCGCCGCTTCGAATTCGTTGAGTTTGGTCTCCGCCGGCACCCAGCCGGAATCGATGTGCAACTGCGCCACGCGGCGATAGTCGCGCTTGAAGAAGGCAAACAGGTTACGCGCCAGGTAGTCCTGGTCTTCCGGGGTGAGGCTGCCGACGATGCCGCAGTCGATCGCGATGTACTGCGGGCTCCACGGGTTGACGGTGCTGACGAAAATGTTGCCTGGGTGCATGTCGGCGTGGAAGAAACTGTCGCGAAATACCTGGGTGAAGAAGATCTCCACGCCGCGCTCGGCGAGCATCTTCATGTCGGTGCGCTGGTCGGCCAGGGTGGCGAGGTCGGTGACCTGCACGCCGTAGATGCGCTCCATCACCAGCACCTTGGGGCGGCACCAGTCCCAATACACCTGCGGCACGTAGAGCAGCGGTGAGCCTTCGAAGTTGCGCTTGAGCTGGCTGGCGTTGGCGGCTTCGCGTAGCAGGTCGAGTTCGTCGTAGATGGTTTTTTCGTAGTCGGCGACCACGTCCACCGGGTGCAGCAGGCGAGCATCGGCGCTGAAACGTTCGGCGGCGCGGGCGAGGATGAACAGCCATGCCAGGTCCTGGCCGATGATCGGCTTGAGGCCGGGGCGGATCACTTTCACCACCACTTCTTCACCGCTCTTGAGCTGCGCGGCGTGCACTTGCGCCACCGAGGCCGAGGCCAGCGGCTCGACATCGAAGCGGCTGAACACGTCGCTGATCGGCTTGCCCAGTTGTGCCTCGATCAACGCCATCGACTGCTTGGAATCGAACGGCGGTACGCGGTCCTGCAGCAGCATCAGCTCATCGGCGATGTCTTCGGGCAGCAGGTCGCGACGCGTGGAGAGGATCTGCCCGAACTTGATAAAGATCGGCCCCAGGTCCTGCAACGCCAGGCGCAGGCGCGCGCCACGGCTCAGCTCCAGCTGTTTGCGCGGGAACCAGCGCCACGGCAGCACGTAGCGCACCGCCAGCAGGAACCACGGCAGGGGCAGGGCGAACAGCAGGTCATCGAGACGGTAGCGGATTACGACGCGCTGGATACGAAACAAACGGCGGACGGCGAGCAGCTTCATGCGTTATCGCTTGGATCAAGGGAACGGCTCAGGCGCTCGAAGCGCGCCTCAAGGCGTTCCAGGTCGATTTTGGCCTTGTCGAGTTCGCGAAAGCGCGCTTGCGCTTCCCGCTGCCCGACCAGGGTGCGCGATTCTTCGCTCAGGTATTCGGCGAGGTTCTGGTTGAGGCTGGCGAACCCTTGCTGGTACCAGCGCGAGCGGCTGCGCAGGTGCCCGCTGATCAAGTGGGTGGCGACGGGGCCGATCCAGCGTGACAGCTCGTATTCCCAATCCAGCTCCAGGTCTTGCAGCACGGCGGCGAGGTCCATCAGCACCGAGCTGTCGCCTTCCAGTGCCACTTCGGCGCTATGCAGGATGGCGGTCTTGTTGCGACTCAGCGCCAGGTGCAGCAGGCTCGACGCCGGCGCGCGCAGGGTGCAGTCGGCGTCGGCGGCCCAGTGGCTGGCTAGCAACAGGCCTTCATCGCTGGGCAGGATAAACAGCTGCAAGGCGGGGCTCGTGCAGTCGACGGCGATGATCTTGCCGTTCAGATGCGCGAGCCGAGCCAGGGCGGTACTGTCCAGGCGCAGCACACGGTTAAGGCCGTGTTCGACGCTGGCGAGCAGGCCTTGCAGCAGCATCAGGGCTTGATACCGCGGTGCAGGGCGACGATGCCGGAAGTCATGTTGTGGTAGGTCACACGGTCAAAACCGGCTTCTACCATCATCGACTTCAGGGTTTCCTGGTCGGGGTGCATGCGGATCGACTCGGCCAGGTAGCGATAGCTCTCGGCGTCATTGGTGATCAGCTTGCCCATCAACGGCATGAACGCGAAGGAGTAGGTGTCGTAGACCTTGGACATCAGCGCGTTGGTCGGCTTGGAGAACTCCAGCACCAACAGGCGCCCACCCGGCTTGAGCACGCGCAGCATCGAGCGGATCGCGTCCTCCTTGTGGGTGACGTTACGCAGGCCGAAGGCGATGGTCACGCAGTCGAAATGGTTGTCGGGGAACGGCAGCTTTTCGGCATCGGCCTGGACGAACTCGATATTGCCGGCGACGCCTTTGTCGAGCAGGCGGTCGCGGCCGACCTTGAGCATCGAACCGTTGATGTCCGCCAGCACCACCTGGCCGGTGGGGCCGACGAGCTTGGAGAACTTGGCCGCCAGGTCGCCCGTGCCGCCGGCGATGTCGAGCACGCGGTTGCCAGTGCGCACGCCCGACAACTCGATGGTGAACCGCTTCCACAGGCGGTGCATGCCGCCGGAAAGCACGTCATTCATCAGGTCGTACTTGGCGGCGACTGAGTGGAACACCTCAGCGACTTTTTCCGCTTTTTGGCTTTCCGGGACGTTCTTGAAGCCGAAGTGAGTGGTGGGTTCGGCATCGCTGCCTTTGCGCTGATCAGTCATATCGCTGTCACCAAAAGAGAATGCGGGACATGATAATCCCCAAGGCCTGCTTTGTCTTGGCAAGGCTGCAGGTAAGATAGCTACCCACCGAGACCTTTTGCCGCATCGAAGGTATTCAAATCCCTATAAAGAGGAATCATCGCGATGGCCCGTATAACCGTTGAGCGGGCACATGCCCTGGGTAAAGAAGGGGCGCGAGCGAAGGCCGAGAAGTTGGCGCTCAAACTCAAGGAGCAATATGGCCTGGAGCCGTCGTGGTCTGGCGATACCTTGAACCTCAAGCGCTCCGGGGTGAAAGGCACAGTATTAGTGGCCGATGATTCTCTGCGCATCGATGTGGAACTGGGCCTGTTGATGTCGGCCATGAGCGGCACTATCAAGTCCGAAATCGAGAAAGCCCTGGATAAGGCATTGGCCTGAGCGCGTGTTCTTAGGGTGCCGATTCTAATTTTTAACCCTACTTTGTGCCCACGCCCTCAACTCCTGCGGGCCGTTCCTCCACCCTATCCTGCGTGAGGTGCACCATGGCCAAAGTTATCCTGAAGAAAAAAATCGACGTACAAACCGGCGCCCTGACTGACGTTAAAACCTACGCACGCAAGATCTGGCTGGCGGGTCTTGGTGCCTATGCCAAGGTCGGCAGCGAGGGCGGCGAGTACTTCAAAGAGCTCGTTAAGAGTGGTCAACATGTTGAAAGTAAAGGTAAAAAAGTTGCCGTTGAACAACTTGATGCCGCCAACAGTCAGATTGACCAAGTCAAGAGTAATGTCTCCGTTGTCAAAGGTCTGGTAGAAGTTCAGCTGGATAAAGTTGAAAAAGCTTTTGATACTCGCGTTGCAAGTGCCTTGAATCGAATCGGCATTGCGTCTAAACATGACGTGGAGACACTCTCTGCTAAGCTCGAAGAGCTGACGGCATTGCTCGAACGTGTCGCGCGTAAACACTAAGGAGACATCGGGATGGCTGTTAAAAAGACTACTCAGAAAGAAGGCAGCTCGTGGGTCGGGAAAGTTGAAGAATATTCCCGCAAAATCTGGCTCGCTGGTTTAGGCGTGTACTCGAAGATCGACAGTGACGGCAGCAAACTCTTCGAGACTTTGGTTAAAGACGGCGAAAAGGCCGAGAAGTTGACCAAGAGCGCAGTGGGTAAACAAGTGGGTGCTGCTAAAGCGACCGCCGGTTCACGCATCAGCGATGCGAAGAAACAGGTATTGGGGACTTGGGGCGAACTCGAAGGGGCGTTGGACAAGCGCCTTAACAGTGCCATTTCACGCTTGGGCGTTCCCAGCAAAGCGGAACTGAAGGCGCTGCACAGTAAGGTCGATACCCTGACCAAGCAAATCGAAAAACTCACCGGCGCCAAAGTGGCTCCAGTGAAAACCGCCGCGGCTAAGCCTGCCGCTAAAACGGCTGCCGCCAAGCCAGCCGCTAAAGCCGCCGCCAAACCCCTGGTAAAAGCTGCGGCCAAACCAGCGGCCAAGGCACCCGCGAAGGCCGCCGTCAAACCAGCGGCCAAAACCGCGGCAGCCAAGCCTGCGGCAAAACCGGCCGCTAAGCCAGTCGCTGCAAAAGCGACTGCCAAGCCCGCCGCTAAACCAGCTGCCAAGCCGGCCGCGAAACCCGCCGCTAAAGCCGCTGCAAAACCTGCGGCCAAGGCGGTTGCAAAACCTGCCGCCAAACCTGCGGCTAAAGCGGTTGCCGCCAAACCTGCCGCCGCCAAGCCAGCGGCAAAACCCGCTGCCGCGAAGAAGCCTGTGGCCGCGAAAAAACCAGCAGCGCCCAAGCCGGCTGTCGCGGCCAAGCCTGCCACCCCTGCCGTTTCCACGGCCAACTCGGTCTCCGCGCCGACGCACGCGGCTACGGCTCCTACTGCAACGCCGGTTACGCCGACGCCCTCCAGTCAGTCCTGATTTTTTCCAGGATATAAAAATGCCCGGCCTGTGAAGTCCGGGCATTTTTTTGCGTGCTCAATTGTAGGTAATCGACACGGTGACGGCGCTGGCCAGGGTGCCCTGGGTGACCGCTGCGCCGGTTTTATAGTAGGCCGCACTGAGTGGCAGCACAGCTTTGTTACCGCTCGTGGTCACGGTACGGCTGCGCTGAGCCTCCGTGCCGTTGGCAGGGATGGCATACAAGGGAGAGGCCCGGTGTATCAGCCACAACGCGGTACCGCTCGAGGTGCCCGTATTGGAAAACAGAATGGGGTTCTCGTGCGCGGGCGTGCCGGCGAATTGGAAAACCACCGTGCGTATGTCCGACTCGCAATCGGCGGAGACCTCGAAATCAAGCGAACCCGCACTTGGGCTTGCGTCAAAGTCCGAAATTTTGATGGCCGGCAAGGTGATGGTGCGGTTCACGTCGCCGGCGCTGAGGTCACAGGTGCCACCGTTGACCTGACCGGCAAAGGTCAGCGTACCCGTGGTGGCGGCGAGCACCGTTTGGCTCGCCAGGCTCACATTGATTGCCAGCAGCAGGGGCAGTTTAAGGAAGCTCATGGGTCGTTCTCGGGGTTCAGTTGTAGGTGATGGTGACGGTAGCGGTGCTGGCGAGGGTACCTTGGCTGACCGTGCCGTTTCGGTGATAAGCCGCGCCGAGCGGCAACACCGCTCGATTGCCGGAGACCGCTACCGTGCGTGTGTTTTCGGTGCCGTTCGCGAGGATATTCTGGGTTCTCCCACCCACGCGCGAGTACAGCCATAGCGCAACGCCGCCGGCCGTGCCTGTATTGGCAAAGAGCCGGTCATCGCCTGGCGCGGGGGTGCCGGAAAAACTGAAGGTCACAGTGGCGGCATTGCTGCAGTGGGCCGTTAACTCAAACTCGCGCGCACCGGTGTACAGCGCATGTTGAAAGGCGCTGACTTGCACCGGGTCAAGGGAAACCGTGCGGTTGACGTCACCGGCCGCCAAGTCGCAGGTGGCCACGGGGCTG
This region of Pseudomonas asgharzadehiana genomic DNA includes:
- a CDS encoding 16S rRNA (uracil(1498)-N(3))-methyltransferase gives rise to the protein MNLLLLEEADFIAADRVVLRDRRLVHMQEVHRAAVGDNLRVGRMGGLMGNAHLLRLEASEAELQVSFDQPPPAKLPLTLLLALPRPKMLRRVLQTVAAMGVPKVVLVNSYRVEKSFWQTPFLEPEAVREQLILGLEQARDTVLPEIIIEKRFKPFVEDRLPAMTQGTRGLVGHPGDYPPCPRGLDEPVTLAIGPEGGWIPYEVDLLTKAGLQPVQLGARILRVETAVTALLARLF
- a CDS encoding ubiquinone biosynthesis accessory factor UbiJ — translated: MLLQGLLASVEHGLNRVLRLDSTALARLAHLNGKIIAVDCTSPALQLFILPSDEGLLLASHWAADADCTLRAPASSLLHLALSRNKTAILHSAEVALEGDSSVLMDLAAVLQDLELDWEYELSRWIGPVATHLISGHLRSRSRWYQQGFASLNQNLAEYLSEESRTLVGQREAQARFRELDKAKIDLERLEARFERLSRSLDPSDNA
- a CDS encoding fimbrial protein; the protein is MSFLKLPLLLAINVSLASQTVLAATTGTLTFAGQVNGGTCDLSAGDVNRTITLPAIKISDFDASPSAGSLDFEVSADCESDIRTVVFQFAGTPAHENPILFSNTGTSSGTALWLIHRASPLYAIPANGTEAQRSRTVTTSGNKAVLPLSAAYYKTGAAVTQGTLASAVTVSITYN
- a CDS encoding phasin family protein, encoding MAKVILKKKIDVQTGALTDVKTYARKIWLAGLGAYAKVGSEGGEYFKELVKSGQHVESKGKKVAVEQLDAANSQIDQVKSNVSVVKGLVEVQLDKVEKAFDTRVASALNRIGIASKHDVETLSAKLEELTALLERVARKH
- the tatC gene encoding twin-arginine translocase subunit TatC; this translates as MSADKPENDQHMPLVSHLTELRTRLLRCVAAIFIIFAGLFAFTQQIYTFVSTPLRQYLPAGATMIATDVSSPFLTPLKLTMMVSLFLAIPVILHQIWGFIAPGLYKHEKRIAVPLLVSSILLFYTGMAFAYFLVFPLIFKFFAAATPAGVEMMTDITSYLDFVMTLFFAFGVAFEIPVAVVLLVWIGVVNVQYLKKIRPYVIIGCFVVGMILTPPDIFSQTLLAVPMWMLFEIGILFSGLISKRGEHPDDRPADDDQPPATQP
- the ubiE gene encoding bifunctional demethylmenaquinone methyltransferase/2-methoxy-6-polyprenyl-1,4-benzoquinol methylase UbiE; this translates as MTDQRKGSDAEPTTHFGFKNVPESQKAEKVAEVFHSVAAKYDLMNDVLSGGMHRLWKRFTIELSGVRTGNRVLDIAGGTGDLAAKFSKLVGPTGQVVLADINGSMLKVGRDRLLDKGVAGNIEFVQADAEKLPFPDNHFDCVTIAFGLRNVTHKEDAIRSMLRVLKPGGRLLVLEFSKPTNALMSKVYDTYSFAFMPLMGKLITNDAESYRYLAESIRMHPDQETLKSMMVEAGFDRVTYHNMTSGIVALHRGIKP
- a CDS encoding methyl-accepting chemotaxis protein, with the translated sequence MQSMTLGLRELIGGISDGVTQIASAAEQLSSVTEQTSAGVNSQKIETDQVATAMNEMAATVQEVARNAEEASEAAVAADQQAREGDKVVGEAIAQIERLATEVGNSTVAMADLKQESDKIGSVLDVIKSVAQQTNLLALNAAIEAARAGEAGRGFAVVADEVRSLAQRTQKSTEEIEELIVGLQSGTQQVATIMDNSRSLTDSSVELTRRAGSALENITRTVSTIQAMNSQIATAAEQQSAVAEEINRSVLNVRDVSEQTSSASEETAASSAELARLGVYLQTLVGRFRI
- a CDS encoding twin-arginine translocase TatA/TatE family subunit; the encoded protein is MGIFDWKHWIVILVVVVLVFGTKKLKNLGTDVGESIKGFRKAMNDDEKPADPAANPVPPAQPAHPQASQPITERRTFDVQAEKVEEPTRKDS
- the hisI gene encoding phosphoribosyl-AMP cyclohydrolase, which gives rise to MKDWLDEIKWDSDGLVPAIAQDYKTGRVLMMAWMNREALSLTATEQRAIYWSRSRGKLWRKGEESGHVQTLHEIRLDCDADVVILKVEQIGGIACHTGRHSCFYRVFENGEWKVVEPVLKDPHAIYSAGH
- a CDS encoding phasin family protein codes for the protein MAVKKTTQKEGSSWVGKVEEYSRKIWLAGLGVYSKIDSDGSKLFETLVKDGEKAEKLTKSAVGKQVGAAKATAGSRISDAKKQVLGTWGELEGALDKRLNSAISRLGVPSKAELKALHSKVDTLTKQIEKLTGAKVAPVKTAAAKPAAKTAAAKPAAKAAAKPLVKAAAKPAAKAPAKAAVKPAAKTAAAKPAAKPAAKPVAAKATAKPAAKPAAKPAAKPAAKAAAKPAAKAVAKPAAKPAAKAVAAKPAAAKPAAKPAAAKKPVAAKKPAAPKPAVAAKPATPAVSTANSVSAPTHAATAPTATPVTPTPSSQS
- the tatB gene encoding Sec-independent protein translocase protein TatB — translated: MFGISFSELLLVGLVALLVLGPERLPGAARTAGLWIGRLKRSFNAIKQEVEREIGADEIRRQLHNEHILSLEQEARKILSPVQEPAKPVEPVPEQAAPHVVDATPAAPHPNEPAPTPVASPAPHDPTLPPRAP
- a CDS encoding phosphoribosyl-ATP diphosphatase gives rise to the protein MSDTLNRVAQVLEDRKGADADSSYVASLYHKGLNKILEKLGEESVETIIAAKDAQISGDCSDVIYETADLWFHSLVMLAQLGQHPQAVLDELDRRFGLSGHAEKASRPSA
- a CDS encoding polyhydroxyalkanoic acid system family protein, which codes for MARITVERAHALGKEGARAKAEKLALKLKEQYGLEPSWSGDTLNLKRSGVKGTVLVADDSLRIDVELGLLMSAMSGTIKSEIEKALDKALA
- the ubiB gene encoding ubiquinone biosynthesis regulatory protein kinase UbiB — its product is MKLLAVRRLFRIQRVVIRYRLDDLLFALPLPWFLLAVRYVLPWRWFPRKQLELSRGARLRLALQDLGPIFIKFGQILSTRRDLLPEDIADELMLLQDRVPPFDSKQSMALIEAQLGKPISDVFSRFDVEPLASASVAQVHAAQLKSGEEVVVKVIRPGLKPIIGQDLAWLFILARAAERFSADARLLHPVDVVADYEKTIYDELDLLREAANASQLKRNFEGSPLLYVPQVYWDWCRPKVLVMERIYGVQVTDLATLADQRTDMKMLAERGVEIFFTQVFRDSFFHADMHPGNIFVSTVNPWSPQYIAIDCGIVGSLTPEDQDYLARNLFAFFKRDYRRVAQLHIDSGWVPAETKLNEFEAAIRTVCEPIFEKPLKDISFGQVLMRLFQTARRFNMEVQPQLVLLQKTLLNIEGLGRQLYPDLDLWNTAQPFLERWMRERMSPKTVLGNLHSQMEQLPHLANMTRDLLERMSQPHAKDPEPPWRKRKDDWFLRLLGAAHLVGGVMLAIGGPLNQLGHWPAGIMVAVGVYLIVRR